One Luteolibacter flavescens genomic region harbors:
- a CDS encoding DUF2905 domain-containing protein, producing MENVGRMLVIAGLGLAVIGAVLWFAGGKGWLSWLGRLPGDIRMEGERGGFYFPVVTCLLVSVVLSGVLALVRKFFG from the coding sequence ATGGAGAATGTCGGACGCATGCTGGTCATCGCGGGGCTCGGACTCGCGGTGATCGGCGCGGTGCTATGGTTCGCCGGAGGGAAAGGCTGGCTTTCGTGGCTCGGCCGCCTGCCCGGCGACATTCGCATGGAGGGTGAGCGCGGAGGATTCTACTTCCCCGTGGTGACCTGCCTGCTGGTCAGCGTGGTGCTGAGCGGCGTGCTGGCGCTGGTGCGGAAGTTCTTCGGATAA
- a CDS encoding RsmB/NOP family class I SAM-dependent RNA methyltransferase produces MRIHRMLAESAAGVLEQVFKHGRVLDRELDTIFRENPKWGKRDRNFVAETAFEVTRWRRALAFLAGDDSIPALCAAQWTRVGLEVPDWWASHPSEIAARELELAGQPLAIRESIPDWLDVLGRGELGEAWDREVAALNRRAPVFLRVNTIRAEVRGVLEWLASHGIEAARVPGVPDALVLPAGKMLPKPLAAEGVVEIQDAGSQKIAPLLDVEPGMRVIDACAGAGGKALHLAALMQGRGEIVAMDISTAKLSELRRRASRAGTRIIRTETWREDTLKRYAGWADRVLIDAPCSGLGTLRRQPDLKWRLTASSLEKTKRLQRRMLDHYPELLRPGGKFVYATCSLLPSENGGQIRNLVERDPRRAIEEELTVSPAETGWDGFFAARLG; encoded by the coding sequence GTGAGGATTCACCGGATGTTGGCGGAGAGTGCGGCGGGCGTGCTGGAGCAGGTTTTCAAGCACGGCCGTGTGCTGGATCGCGAACTCGATACCATATTCCGCGAGAATCCGAAGTGGGGGAAGCGTGACCGGAACTTCGTTGCGGAGACGGCATTCGAGGTCACGCGGTGGCGGCGGGCTCTGGCCTTCCTCGCTGGCGATGATTCCATCCCGGCCCTTTGCGCCGCGCAGTGGACCCGTGTCGGCCTTGAGGTGCCGGATTGGTGGGCGAGCCATCCTTCGGAGATCGCTGCTCGCGAGCTGGAGCTGGCCGGTCAGCCGCTGGCGATCCGCGAGTCGATTCCGGATTGGCTGGACGTGCTCGGTCGCGGCGAGCTGGGCGAGGCATGGGATCGCGAGGTCGCCGCGCTCAATCGACGGGCACCGGTTTTCCTGCGGGTGAATACCATCCGGGCAGAAGTGCGCGGTGTCCTCGAGTGGCTCGCCTCCCACGGGATCGAGGCTGCCCGGGTGCCTGGTGTGCCGGACGCGTTGGTGCTTCCCGCGGGGAAAATGCTGCCGAAGCCGCTGGCCGCCGAGGGTGTGGTGGAGATCCAGGATGCCGGATCGCAGAAGATCGCGCCCTTGCTCGACGTCGAGCCGGGGATGCGGGTCATCGACGCCTGCGCCGGTGCCGGGGGCAAAGCTCTCCATCTGGCCGCGCTGATGCAGGGCAGGGGGGAGATCGTCGCCATGGACATTTCCACGGCAAAGCTCAGCGAACTCCGACGCCGCGCCTCACGCGCAGGGACCCGCATCATCCGCACCGAGACCTGGCGTGAGGACACGCTGAAGCGCTACGCCGGATGGGCAGACCGCGTGCTCATCGATGCGCCGTGCTCCGGCCTCGGCACGCTGCGCCGCCAGCCCGATCTCAAGTGGCGGCTCACCGCTTCATCCTTGGAGAAAACGAAGCGGCTCCAGCGCCGCATGCTCGACCACTATCCGGAACTCCTCCGGCCCGGCGGGAAATTCGTCTACGCCACCTGTTCGCTGCTGCCTTCCGAGAATGGCGGACAGATCCGCAATCTCGTGGAGCGTGATCCCCGGCGAGCCATTGAGGAAGAGCTGACCGTATCCCCGGCGGAGACCGGATGGGACGGCTTCTTCGCGGCGCGGCTGGGATAA
- a CDS encoding type II toxin-antitoxin system RelE/ParE family toxin: MSWQVIFRPEIEDDLDTAAAWYDAREQGLGSRFIREVIAVWDRLAVDPVVGSHRHRKTDIRWRYPARFPYRVVYRLNEENHTVLVVAVLHAARHDRHWQSRRER; this comes from the coding sequence ATGAGTTGGCAGGTGATTTTCCGTCCCGAGATCGAGGACGACTTGGACACCGCAGCCGCTTGGTATGACGCCCGGGAGCAAGGACTTGGCTCCCGATTCATCAGGGAAGTCATCGCAGTCTGGGACCGACTTGCCGTTGATCCGGTCGTTGGTAGCCACCGTCACCGGAAAACCGACATTCGCTGGCGCTATCCAGCTCGCTTTCCCTATCGGGTAGTCTATCGGCTGAATGAGGAGAACCACACGGTGCTCGTCGTAGCGGTCCTCCACGCGGCGCGGCATGATCGCCACTGGCAATCACGCCGCGAGCGCTAG
- a CDS encoding outer membrane lipoprotein-sorting protein — protein MKAISALLFAAAVAPLHAQQPDAAAMVRSIRLSATLQQMDLTGSVEKSGGPKLGLNLFIRDKNMQFQLGDKERFHIRMGDERAELLNVIDDKGTTRAFPASKLSDSIAGTDVSYEDLTLRFLYWPNAKLEGEEKANSEQCYKIRLDNPGKDGAYGVVYVWVHKKHGAFWQIRAHDRKGTPMKEFQVNSVMKMPSGGYTIKEMRVNALDSNSRVKAITYLRFNEPAAAGPKGRGR, from the coding sequence ATGAAAGCCATCTCCGCCCTTCTCTTCGCTGCCGCTGTCGCCCCGCTGCATGCCCAACAGCCGGACGCCGCCGCGATGGTGCGCTCGATCCGCCTCTCGGCGACGCTCCAGCAGATGGACCTGACCGGCAGCGTGGAAAAGAGCGGCGGCCCAAAGCTTGGCCTGAACCTCTTCATCCGGGACAAGAACATGCAGTTCCAACTCGGTGACAAGGAGCGCTTTCACATCCGCATGGGCGACGAGCGGGCCGAATTGCTCAACGTGATCGACGACAAGGGAACCACCCGCGCATTCCCCGCGTCCAAGCTCTCGGACTCGATCGCCGGCACCGATGTGAGCTACGAGGATCTGACGCTCCGTTTCCTCTACTGGCCGAATGCCAAGCTTGAAGGCGAGGAGAAGGCCAATAGCGAACAGTGCTACAAAATCCGTCTAGACAACCCGGGCAAGGACGGAGCCTACGGCGTCGTCTATGTCTGGGTTCATAAAAAACACGGTGCCTTCTGGCAAATCCGCGCCCATGACCGGAAAGGAACGCCGATGAAGGAGTTCCAAGTGAACTCGGTGATGAAAATGCCGTCCGGCGGCTACACCATCAAGGAGATGAGGGTGAATGCCCTCGATTCCAATTCCCGGGTCAAAGCGATCACCTATCTGCGCTTCAACGAGCCCGCAGCGGCGGGTCCGAAGGGTCGGGGGCGGTGA
- a CDS encoding 3-keto-disaccharide hydrolase yields the protein MMTTTLRVAALAALLVSCASGQDEKWTSIFNGKDLDGWTPKIRGYALGEDPKKTFVVEDGAIKVDYKNYTEWGDTFGHLFYKTKYSNYKIRLEYRFVGDQVKGGPGWATQNSGIMLHCQEPKTMGKDQDFPASLEFQLLGAGNGVKTTGNLCTPGTYITIDGKVNKTHCINSQEPTKPLGEWVKAEAEVHGGKLVKHLIDGKVVFEYTDTKLDEGDASAKPLIEVQGNNNLTEGYISLQSESHPVEFRKIEVLELKAE from the coding sequence ATGATGACTACCACCCTGCGTGTCGCCGCCCTCGCGGCCCTGTTGGTCTCCTGCGCCTCCGGCCAGGATGAGAAATGGACCTCCATTTTCAATGGCAAGGACCTCGACGGGTGGACGCCGAAGATCCGCGGATACGCCCTCGGCGAGGACCCGAAGAAGACCTTCGTGGTCGAGGACGGCGCGATCAAGGTGGACTACAAGAACTACACCGAGTGGGGTGATACCTTCGGCCATCTCTTCTACAAGACGAAGTACTCGAACTACAAGATCCGCCTCGAATACCGCTTCGTCGGTGACCAGGTGAAAGGTGGCCCCGGCTGGGCGACGCAGAATTCCGGCATCATGCTCCACTGCCAGGAGCCGAAGACCATGGGCAAGGACCAAGACTTCCCGGCCTCGCTCGAGTTCCAGCTCCTCGGTGCCGGAAACGGCGTGAAAACGACCGGCAATCTCTGCACCCCGGGCACCTACATCACCATCGATGGCAAGGTGAACAAGACCCACTGCATCAACTCGCAGGAGCCCACCAAGCCCCTCGGCGAATGGGTCAAGGCCGAGGCCGAAGTCCACGGCGGCAAGCTGGTGAAGCACCTCATCGACGGCAAGGTCGTCTTTGAATACACCGACACGAAGCTCGACGAGGGCGACGCCAGCGCCAAGCCGCTGATCGAGGTCCAAGGCAACAACAACCTCACCGAAGGCTATATCAGCCTGCAATCCGAGAGCCACCCCGTGGAGTTCCGGAAGATCGAGGTGCTGGAGCTGAAAGCCGAGTAA
- a CDS encoding ROK family protein, whose product MTASSPSLSDLSVSCVPVLDPDFLPAVLWNRAYREMAAGGRTLDLALVRQDGTAFRWSSPVLPDTPDNAPLTLRYVERVVKFLLWQKGGSRVLISGAPEVVPALAAIYWPGGGREFDWDFIGKKIFGEPLSFTAVEASGLPEECGDAMALGRHLGGCRIGFDLGGSDRKCAALIDGEVVFSEEIVWDPYFQSDPAYHIEGVQDSLQRAAAHLPRVDAIGGSSAGVYVNNEVRAASLFRGVSAADFESRIRGMFVELKDRWDGIPFEVVNDGEVTALAGSMSLDQSSVLGVAMGTSQAAGYVDPNGSIRPWLNELAFAPVDYREDGPRDEWSGDEGCGVQFFSQQGVARLAKVAGFDFGSMPFPEQLVEVQKAMKEGDERARKIYQTIGTCFGYSIAHYADFYEIGSLLILGRVTSGEGGTIIIEEAEKVLATEFPHLSIQLVVPDEKTKRHGQAVAAASLAAVG is encoded by the coding sequence ATGACGGCGTCCTCTCCCAGCCTTTCCGACCTTTCCGTTTCCTGTGTTCCGGTCCTTGATCCGGATTTCCTGCCCGCCGTCCTCTGGAATCGCGCTTACCGTGAGATGGCTGCGGGTGGCCGCACGCTTGATCTGGCCCTCGTCCGGCAGGATGGAACGGCCTTCCGCTGGTCATCCCCGGTGCTCCCGGATACCCCGGACAATGCTCCGCTGACGCTGCGCTATGTCGAGCGTGTGGTGAAATTCCTCCTCTGGCAAAAGGGTGGCAGCCGCGTGCTGATCTCCGGCGCGCCGGAAGTGGTGCCTGCGCTGGCCGCGATCTACTGGCCAGGTGGCGGTCGCGAATTTGACTGGGATTTCATCGGCAAGAAGATCTTCGGCGAGCCCTTGAGCTTCACTGCGGTGGAGGCATCCGGGCTGCCCGAGGAATGTGGCGATGCGATGGCACTGGGCCGTCATCTGGGCGGCTGCCGCATCGGCTTCGACCTCGGTGGCTCCGACCGGAAATGCGCCGCGCTGATCGACGGCGAGGTCGTTTTCTCCGAGGAGATCGTTTGGGATCCGTATTTCCAGAGCGACCCGGCCTATCACATCGAGGGCGTGCAGGACTCGCTCCAGCGTGCCGCCGCGCATCTGCCACGGGTGGACGCGATCGGTGGCAGCTCCGCCGGCGTGTATGTGAACAACGAGGTGCGTGCCGCCTCGCTCTTCCGCGGGGTGAGTGCCGCTGACTTCGAGTCGCGCATCCGCGGTATGTTCGTGGAGCTGAAGGACCGCTGGGATGGCATTCCCTTCGAGGTGGTGAATGACGGCGAGGTGACCGCGCTCGCGGGGTCGATGTCGCTGGATCAGAGCTCCGTGCTCGGCGTGGCGATGGGCACCAGCCAGGCCGCGGGCTACGTGGATCCGAACGGCTCGATCCGGCCGTGGCTCAATGAGCTGGCCTTCGCACCGGTGGATTACCGGGAAGACGGTCCGCGCGACGAGTGGAGCGGCGACGAGGGATGTGGCGTGCAGTTCTTCTCCCAGCAAGGCGTCGCCCGTCTGGCGAAGGTCGCCGGGTTTGACTTCGGCAGCATGCCTTTCCCCGAGCAACTCGTGGAGGTGCAGAAGGCGATGAAGGAAGGCGACGAGCGTGCCCGGAAGATCTACCAGACCATCGGCACCTGCTTCGGCTACTCGATTGCCCACTACGCGGATTTTTATGAAATCGGCAGCCTTCTCATCCTCGGTCGTGTGACCTCCGGCGAGGGCGGCACGATCATCATTGAGGAGGCGGAGAAGGTGCTGGCGACCGAATTCCCACACCTGAGCATCCAGCTCGTGGTGCCTGACGAGAAGACCAAGCGGCACGGGCAGGCAGTGGCTGCGGCGAGCTTGGCGGCGGTGGGGTGA
- a CDS encoding DUF5069 domain-containing protein, producing the protein MKYVPLISSGTAGPLGVLHLPRLWLKVSLEARGVLADGYPGAGQGYDQMVIDGLGLDRDAVLSYIAGEKPTYPQFEAWVKSQPGVKLDAASVEALNASITGYNHADEVRQSILSADGLPDDASAPKDAINLNNLDDWHEFHAAVLK; encoded by the coding sequence ATGAAATACGTACCCCTGATCAGCTCCGGCACCGCCGGTCCGCTCGGCGTCCTCCACCTGCCGCGCCTGTGGCTCAAGGTCTCCCTCGAAGCCCGCGGTGTGCTCGCTGACGGCTACCCGGGTGCCGGCCAAGGCTACGACCAGATGGTCATCGACGGCCTCGGTCTGGATCGTGACGCTGTGCTTTCCTACATCGCCGGCGAGAAGCCGACCTACCCGCAATTCGAAGCCTGGGTGAAGTCCCAGCCGGGCGTGAAGCTGGATGCCGCCAGCGTCGAGGCGCTGAATGCCTCCATCACCGGCTACAACCACGCCGATGAAGTGCGCCAGTCCATCCTCTCCGCCGATGGCCTGCCGGACGACGCCAGCGCGCCGAAGGATGCCATCAATCTGAACAACCTGGATGACTGGCACGAATTCCACGCGGCCGTCTTGAAGTAA
- a CDS encoding sulfatase/phosphatase domain-containing protein yields the protein MRPLILLAALAAPVLFAAERPNILFIFSDDHALNAISAYGGPLKDLAPTPNLDRIARDGAIFTRSYCGNSICGPSRATVLTGKHSHINGFPDNDGSRFDGSQTTFPKLLQKAGYQTSLIGKWHLVSQPTGFDHWEILPGQGSYYNPEFVSATGRKREQGYCTDVITDKAIAWLEGRDKTKPFVLMCQHKAPHRNWSPALRHLDLFKDVTFPEPPTLFDNYEGRSGTLKEQQMSIARDISWGHDMKFKGQNLFPEDFTSQGANGEYQRMTAEQKQAWDEKREPENEAFIADMKAGKLKADDVTRWKHQRYLKDYLRTVRAVDEGVGRVLDYLDKSGLAENTLVIYSSDQGFYLGEHGWYDKRWMFEESLSMPFIARWPGVVKPGLRSEALIQNIDYAPTFLEAAGVAIPASIQGKSLLPVLKGETPADWRKSIYYFYSGERTHRVAAHDGVRSERHKLMHFPATKEWNLFDLEKDPQELKSVHDDPAYAPVLAEMKKTYEEQRKNYHVSQATIPANRFGEAWWKTRHEEKVKLAKKGGYDLVFIGDSITQGWEGGGKATWDKYYAHRNALNLGFSGDRTEQVLWRLMNGELENVDPKLFVLMIGTNNTGHRQDDPEMTADGIKLILELLQDRKPDAKVLLLSIFPRGAKPEEPLRQLNDQINARIKSFADGERVQWLEVSDAFLDDEKVLAKEIMPDFLHPNDVGYAIWAKVIEKHIAKLTGTPEVE from the coding sequence ATGCGCCCGCTGATCCTGCTCGCCGCCCTGGCCGCACCCGTACTCTTCGCCGCGGAACGGCCGAATATCCTCTTCATCTTCTCCGACGATCACGCGCTGAATGCGATCTCGGCCTATGGCGGGCCGCTGAAGGACCTCGCCCCGACGCCGAATCTCGACCGCATTGCACGGGATGGTGCCATCTTCACCCGTTCCTACTGCGGAAACTCGATCTGCGGCCCCTCGCGCGCCACCGTGCTCACCGGCAAGCACAGCCACATCAATGGCTTCCCGGACAATGACGGGTCGCGCTTCGATGGCAGCCAGACGACCTTTCCGAAGCTCCTCCAGAAAGCGGGGTACCAGACCTCGCTGATCGGAAAGTGGCACCTCGTCTCGCAGCCGACGGGCTTCGATCACTGGGAGATCCTCCCCGGCCAGGGCAGCTACTATAATCCGGAATTCGTCTCCGCGACCGGGCGGAAACGCGAGCAGGGCTACTGCACGGACGTCATCACTGACAAGGCGATCGCATGGCTGGAGGGACGGGACAAGACGAAGCCCTTCGTGCTCATGTGCCAGCACAAGGCACCGCATCGCAACTGGTCCCCTGCCCTGCGCCACCTCGATCTTTTCAAAGACGTCACCTTCCCCGAGCCGCCGACGCTCTTCGACAACTACGAGGGACGTAGTGGCACGCTGAAGGAGCAGCAGATGAGTATCGCCCGCGACATCTCGTGGGGGCATGACATGAAGTTCAAGGGGCAGAATCTTTTCCCCGAGGACTTCACCAGCCAAGGGGCGAACGGCGAGTACCAGCGGATGACCGCGGAGCAGAAGCAGGCATGGGATGAAAAGCGGGAACCCGAGAACGAGGCCTTCATCGCCGACATGAAGGCGGGCAAGCTCAAGGCAGACGACGTCACCCGCTGGAAACACCAGCGCTACCTGAAGGACTACCTGCGAACGGTGCGCGCCGTGGACGAGGGCGTGGGCCGGGTGCTCGACTATCTGGACAAGTCCGGCCTCGCGGAGAACACGCTGGTCATCTACTCCTCCGACCAGGGCTTCTACCTCGGCGAGCACGGCTGGTATGACAAGCGGTGGATGTTCGAGGAAAGCCTCTCGATGCCCTTCATCGCCCGCTGGCCCGGCGTCGTGAAGCCCGGGCTACGGAGCGAGGCGCTCATCCAGAATATCGACTACGCCCCCACCTTCCTCGAGGCTGCGGGTGTCGCCATCCCGGCGTCTATTCAGGGCAAGAGCCTGCTTCCCGTGCTAAAGGGCGAGACCCCGGCTGACTGGCGGAAATCGATCTACTACTTCTATAGTGGCGAGCGGACCCATCGCGTGGCCGCGCACGACGGTGTCCGCAGCGAACGCCACAAGCTGATGCACTTCCCCGCGACAAAGGAGTGGAACCTCTTTGACCTGGAGAAAGATCCGCAGGAGCTGAAGTCCGTGCACGACGATCCCGCCTACGCCCCGGTGCTGGCTGAGATGAAGAAAACCTACGAGGAGCAGCGGAAGAACTACCACGTCAGCCAGGCCACCATTCCAGCGAACCGCTTCGGCGAGGCCTGGTGGAAGACGCGCCATGAGGAGAAGGTGAAGCTTGCCAAGAAGGGCGGCTACGACCTCGTCTTCATCGGCGACTCCATCACGCAGGGATGGGAGGGCGGAGGCAAGGCCACCTGGGACAAATACTATGCCCACCGGAATGCACTGAACCTGGGCTTCTCCGGAGACCGCACCGAGCAGGTGCTGTGGCGGCTGATGAACGGCGAACTGGAGAACGTGGATCCGAAGCTCTTCGTCCTGATGATCGGCACGAACAACACCGGACACCGGCAGGACGATCCGGAGATGACCGCCGACGGCATCAAGCTCATCCTTGAGCTCCTGCAGGATCGCAAGCCGGATGCGAAGGTGCTACTGCTCTCGATCTTCCCCCGCGGCGCGAAGCCGGAGGAGCCCCTGCGCCAGCTCAACGACCAGATCAATGCCCGCATCAAGTCCTTCGCCGACGGGGAGCGCGTGCAGTGGCTCGAGGTGAGCGACGCCTTCCTCGATGACGAGAAGGTGCTCGCGAAGGAGATCATGCCTGATTTCCTCCACCCTAACGACGTCGGCTACGCCATCTGGGCGAAGGTGATCGAAAAACACATCGCCAAGCTGACCGGCACGCCGGAGGTGGAGTGA
- a CDS encoding zinc-binding alcohol dehydrogenase family protein, translating to MKAIAITQKLPLDHPECFVELDLPDPVPGPNDLLVRVKAVAVNPVDYKVRQSRKDEETEPKILGWDAAGIVEAVGSDVKHFRRGDQVYYAGDITRPGCNAELQLVDERIVAKKPASLDFAAAAALPLTAITAWECFFERLGLSAGDLKEGKGKTLLIIGGAGGVGSIGIQIATALTGFTVIATASRPETVEWCRKMGAHRVIDHSVDWTAELEKRGIPTVDYIACFADTNAHWANMAKAIVPQGKITAIVESSTVPDIGLMKAKSVTFSWEFMFTRSMFQTPDMISQHDLLKELATLVDAGRIFSTMKEHGGKLTPASLAQAHRDLESGGMIGKRVFETTW from the coding sequence GTGAAAGCCATCGCCATCACGCAGAAGCTCCCGCTCGACCACCCCGAATGCTTCGTCGAACTCGATCTCCCCGATCCCGTCCCCGGGCCGAATGACCTGCTCGTGCGGGTGAAGGCGGTGGCGGTGAATCCTGTGGACTACAAGGTCCGCCAGTCCCGCAAGGACGAGGAGACGGAGCCGAAGATCCTCGGGTGGGACGCGGCGGGCATCGTCGAGGCGGTCGGATCGGACGTGAAACATTTCCGCCGTGGAGATCAGGTTTACTACGCGGGCGACATCACCCGGCCCGGTTGCAATGCCGAGCTCCAACTCGTGGACGAGCGCATCGTGGCGAAGAAACCCGCGTCCCTCGACTTCGCCGCCGCGGCAGCCTTGCCACTGACCGCCATCACGGCGTGGGAGTGCTTCTTCGAGCGTCTCGGGCTGTCCGCCGGCGACCTGAAGGAGGGCAAGGGCAAGACCCTGCTCATCATCGGCGGCGCGGGCGGCGTGGGCTCCATCGGCATCCAGATCGCCACAGCGCTCACCGGCTTCACCGTCATCGCCACGGCCTCGCGCCCGGAGACGGTCGAGTGGTGCCGGAAGATGGGAGCGCACCGGGTGATCGATCATTCGGTGGACTGGACGGCCGAGTTGGAAAAGCGCGGCATCCCTACCGTGGATTACATCGCCTGCTTCGCGGACACGAATGCCCACTGGGCAAACATGGCGAAGGCCATCGTCCCGCAGGGCAAGATCACCGCCATCGTCGAGTCATCCACCGTACCGGACATCGGCCTCATGAAGGCGAAGAGCGTGACCTTCTCTTGGGAATTCATGTTCACCCGCTCGATGTTCCAGACGCCGGACATGATCTCGCAGCATGACCTGCTGAAGGAGCTGGCCACGCTCGTCGATGCGGGCCGCATCTTCAGCACGATGAAGGAGCACGGAGGAAAGCTCACTCCCGCTTCTCTCGCCCAAGCCCACCGCGACCTCGAATCCGGCGGCATGATCGGCAAGCGGGTCTTTGAAACCACGTGGTGA
- a CDS encoding phytanoyl-CoA dioxygenase family protein codes for MDLARDGWSIARPGLTHDLLEELRSEAFSPGSAGVRCLLDFSSVKVAAEEMKQHLIAGDVIPSSAVAIQAIAFDKTPDTNWKVPWHQDLMFPFSDEVSSPGYDLPSRKTGVHYARPPVDVLESLLAVRLHLDDCDETNGPLRVSPGTHLSGIIPSAEAANRAAENGEVACLASIGEALLMRPLLLHASSQATEPGHRRVLHVVYHSGAPMPERWHRFL; via the coding sequence ATGGACCTCGCGCGCGACGGCTGGAGCATCGCCCGCCCCGGCCTCACACATGATCTGTTAGAAGAATTGCGCTCCGAGGCATTCTCTCCGGGAAGTGCCGGAGTGCGCTGCCTGCTCGATTTTTCCTCGGTGAAAGTGGCGGCTGAGGAAATGAAGCAGCATCTCATCGCCGGGGATGTCATCCCATCATCCGCGGTGGCCATTCAGGCAATCGCCTTTGACAAGACTCCCGACACGAATTGGAAGGTGCCTTGGCATCAGGATCTGATGTTCCCGTTTTCGGATGAAGTCTCATCACCAGGATACGACCTACCGTCCCGAAAGACAGGCGTCCACTATGCCCGCCCTCCCGTCGATGTGCTGGAAAGCTTGCTCGCAGTCCGTCTGCACCTTGACGACTGCGATGAAACGAACGGCCCCCTGAGGGTGAGCCCGGGAACCCACTTGAGCGGCATCATTCCCTCCGCCGAGGCCGCGAATCGCGCCGCGGAGAATGGCGAAGTCGCATGCCTCGCATCCATCGGTGAAGCACTCCTCATGCGGCCGCTGCTGCTCCACGCCTCGTCACAAGCCACCGAACCTGGACATCGGCGCGTGCTCCACGTGGTCTATCACTCTGGAGCACCGATGCCTGAGCGCTGGCATCGGTTTCTGTGA
- a CDS encoding carboxypeptidase-like regulatory domain-containing protein yields the protein MKIANRLFAIIIGLLAVSCQSKPDVIVTDAAGVPIAGAAVEPVTASMNLPAVVTDAKGEVHIGGAAQPVQSINVSKTGFTGVNNIDYTTAKPIRVILKP from the coding sequence ATGAAAATCGCCAACCGACTGTTCGCCATTATCATCGGGCTTCTCGCCGTGTCCTGCCAATCCAAGCCGGACGTCATCGTCACGGATGCGGCGGGAGTTCCCATTGCGGGCGCGGCAGTGGAGCCTGTCACCGCGTCCATGAATCTCCCAGCAGTGGTCACCGATGCGAAGGGAGAAGTTCACATCGGTGGTGCAGCACAACCGGTCCAGTCGATCAATGTCAGCAAGACCGGCTTCACCGGAGTCAACAACATCGACTATACCACCGCGAAGCCCATCCGTGTGATCTTGAAACCCTGA